The sequence AATCCTCTACGTCGTCCTCGAAGATGATTTTCATCACCGAGAGGCCAAACATCGTGATCGACCGGACGTTGGTCTTACGCTGCACCGAGTTCATGGCCACCTCGATGGGCACCGTCACAAACCGCTCCACTTCTTCAGCGCTGCGCCCGTTCCATTCCGTCACGATGATAATCTGCGTGTTGGTAACGTCCGGGAAGGCTTCGATGGGCGTTTTCAGGTAGCTGATGACGCCGGCTACCGTCAGCGCCCCGACCATGAAAAACACGAAAAAGCGGTTCTTCAGCGAAAACGTGAGAATGGATTTAATGAGCGCGTTCATAGGTCGGTAAGTGGACAAGTGAATTCGGCTGGCCCGCTAACGTACCTGAGCGGTGCTGATTCACGCATGCACGAATTAGTCGTTTAGAGCGTCGTAGATCAGCAACTGAGCCTGCGTAATGACTTTTTCGCCGGGTTGCAGCCCATTGCTTATGTAGGCCAGATCGCCCTGCGAGCGGAAGACCGTCACCTCGCGGGTATCGATGTGTTGCCGGTCGTGGTAGACCATGACGTACTGCTTGCTCTTGTCAAAAATGAGGGCTCGGGCCGGAATGGCCGGCATAGCGCCGCCCTCATCGAATGCCAGCATGACGGTGGCATTCATGCCGGGTTTAAGCTTCAGTTGCTCGTTGGCCAGCCGGATACGTACCTGAATGGTTTTGGTAGCAGGGTCAAGTACGTTGTAGACCTTGTCGACGACACCCCGGAAGGTTTTGTCGGGGTAGCTCAACGTTTTGATCTGCGCGGGCAGCCCCAGCCGCATCTGGCCAATTTCCGATTCATTAACGTTGGCCAGCACCCAGATTTCGTTCAACTGCGAAATGGTGAAAACGGCGTTGGCATCGTCGGAGCGGAGCTGCATGCCCCGATTGATGTTCTTTTCCAGCACGTACCCGGAAATTGGCGCCTTGATCACTGATTGGGCCTGTTTGTCGGCACCGTAGATTTGAAGCACCTCGCGCAGGCGGGCCAGTTCGGCCTGCTCACGCTCCACCTCTTTCTGCGCCGCCACCACGTCGCGTTCCGAGTTGAGTTTATCCACAAACATGTCCTGGGCTACCTGCAAGTTCTTCTGTGCCAGCCGAAGTTCGGCCTGCGCCTGCGCCAGCTCCCGGTTGTAGCCCGCCACCTCGCTCGACTGAATGACGGCCAGCGTTTGCCCTTTCTGAACGTAGTCGCCCAGTTCAACCCGCACGTCGCGCACGTTGCCACCTACCAACGGAAACACCCGGATCAACCGGTTTTCGTCGGGGACGACGCGCCCAATCAGCCGCAACTGGCTCCGGATGGGCTGGCTGACCACCGGCTCGGTCTGTACACGGCTAGCCATGGTATCGGTCAAGGCGAAGGCTGCTTTAGGCGCTTCTGTCGTTGCTTTTGGTTCTTTCGAGCAAGCCAGTATTAACAGAGACAGGAGTAAAAAATGAGGTTTCATAGGCATTGGCCCGGTAGTTCGGGTTGATGGCTTTTAAACGGAAGATGCGTTGGTCAGGTACGTTAGGGCGCGGGCGTAGCTACCGGAAAATATCGGTGCCGATAACGTAGGTAAGCTGCTCGTAGGCGTTGACCCGGTCGGCCCGGAGCCGATTCAACTGGCGCGTATTGTCCAGGTACGTTTCAAACAGATCCACAAACTCGACGAGCGACAGGTTACCCTTTTCGAAATTGCGGAGCACGCTCTGGATCAACTCGTCGTATTGGCCTGAGAAATTGGGGTCAATGCTCCGGTAAGCCTGCTCGGTCTGCTGAATCTGTTCCAGCGAGGCGCGGATTTCGTTTTCGACGACACTTTGCAGATTGCGCTGGCCCAACCGCAAAAACTGCCCCTGCGCCTGAGCCGAGCGGATGTTACCCTGGTTCCGGTTCAGGATGGGCAGGTCAATGCTGGCCGTCAGGCCGATGTAGTTGGGAGTGTAGCTGGCGTTCTGGTCAAACATACCCCCCAACCGTACGTCGGGCGTGGCCAGTGCCCGTTGCAGTGCCAGATTAGCATCGGCTTGCCGAACCGCCACGTCGCTGCCCTGTAAATCCGGGCGGTTGCTGAAGGCAAGGGCCGTCGCTTCCTGTAGCGACGGCAACGATTGGCTGTAGCGCACGATATCGGCGTCGAGCACAATCGGGCGCACCGCCGCCTCCGTTTGTAGTAATACTCTCAGGTCGCGTTGCTGATCGATGAGCAGGTTGCGCAACTCGAGTTGATCGTTGGTCAGTTGCAACAGCAGCGCCTTCAACCGGACGATCTCCCGAAGCGACACATTGTTTTTGCCGTACTGCCGCTCAAACGCCGCGATAATCTCGGTGAGCCGCCCCCGCTGCTGATCGTAGATACGGAGCGAACTGGCCGTAAAATAGATGGAATAGAACCGGCTGTGCAGGTCGAAACGCAGCGAGCGGAGCAGATCCGAAAACTGGAGTTCGGTCAGGCGAGCCTGCTGGGTTGCTACAGCTACGCGTTTGTTTCGTTTGCCAGCCAGTAAAATCGTTTGCTGGATCGACAGCGCCTTTTGCCCCCCCGGTCCAACATCAAAGAGCTGCCCGGCAGTGGGGTTGAACGCGTTCAGTTCAAGATAAACGGTGGGGTTATCGAAAAGCCGGGCCTGCGCTACCTGAGCCCGCGCCGCATCGATCTGAAAGCGGCCCGCCAGCGCCTGTAAGTTTTGCCGGAGAAACAAACTATCGGCTTGCCTAAGCGTCAGTGACAGGGTATCCTGCGCTGCTGACGGTAAGACGCCAAGGCTACAAACGGCAGCAAGCAGTTTTAAAAACATTTTTAGAAAAAATAGGCTATTTACAGTACGGTTTTGGGTGCAAATATCCGGCTTAATCGTAGCGGATTTAATTAAAAGGCTATTAATAGAGCGAACATTAATGCTTTTTAACGTGTCATAAATGCTCATCTACTCAAGGCACCTATGAAGACCTCGCTACCTGTGTGGGGCTGTATTGCCCTTCTGAGCTTCCTCTCGGGCACTGCCTGCGCTCAGGAATCTTATTTCAACGTAACCGAATCCGACGTGGCCGAAAAAGGGAAAATCGTTGTGCAGCAACAGTTCTCGATTCAGAATTTTTACCGGTCGATCACGACGTTCGACTACGGTCTAGCTGAGGATCTTGAGTTGGGCGCCAATCTGATCAATCTGGATTATTACCCCGTCAGCCGGCGGTTTATGCGCAACGACTCCAGCACCGAGCAGGCCTACTCGCCCTTGCTGATGCTCAACGCTCAGAAAATCATTAAGCTACCGCATGATTTTCACGTGGGCATCGGTGGACAGGCGGGCTGGAACCTGACCCCTAATCTGGGGCAACACCGCTTCGTGCATTTTGTCTACCTTAACCTGAACCGCACGTTTCTGGACGACCATTACAAACTCACGGCGGGGGTGTTCAACGGCCATGTGCGCTACCTCGGCGACGGGCCGCCGGTAGGCTTCCAGACGGGGTTCGAAGCGGCCATCGTGTATCAGAAACTGCACCTGCTTGGCGATTGGCTATCGGGGCAACACGACGCCGGGCAGCTGGTGCTGGGGCTTGAGGTGTTCCTGTCGAAAAAGATACCCCTGTCGGTGGGGTGGCAACGGCGGAATCAGGATGGGTCCTCGGCGCTGGTGTTGCAGTTGACCTATCGGAATGAATAAACCAACCGGTCCGGTAACCGCTCGGGTTTGTCTAGTGTCTTAGTCTAGAGACGCCTATCTTCGCTTCTTACAACGAAACCTATGTTTTTTTATGAAGCGAAACCTGTTTACCCAAGTGGCGTTGCTGCTGCTTACCTGTACTCTACCTCAGCGAACGCAGGCCCAGAACGCAGACTGGCAGATTGTCGGGCAAAACATCAACCCGGCTAATTACTATGGTATTACCGTTGCCAATGGCATGATCGGGCTGGTGTCGTCGCCAGAACCCATGAAGGTGAAAGACGTCGTGCTCAACGGCGCCTTCGACACCTACGGGCGGGGTCGCGTGTCGAACATCCTGAAGGTGTTCAACTTCGCCAATATGAATCTGGACGTCGACGGAACACGCATCGGCCCGCGCGACATCGCCAATTACCGGCAGACGCTCGACATGCAAAAGGCAGCGCTCACGACTACCTTCGACTATAAAGACAAGGTGAGTGTAAAGCAGACGATGATGGCCCTGCGCCACCTGCCGTTTTCAGAACTGACGATGGTGGAAATCACCGCCCGGAAAGACTGCGAAGTGATGCCCATGTCGGTGATTGAATCGCCCGAAAATCTGAAAGAGGTGAAGAACTTCTATTCGGAAATCGATCGCCCGCACGTTACCATCCGCCTGCTTACGTCAGTTGCCAAAAGCCCCAGCGGTCGGCATACGGTCGCGGCCTCGACCTCGTTTCTGTTCGATGAACTGCACGGGCAGGAACCCGACGTGATCCACGAAGACTGGGATTACAACATGCACCTGGCCAAATTCAAAAAGCGGCTGAAAGCTGGCGAGACGTACCGGTTCAGCGTAGTCGGTTCGGTATCATCGACCGCCCACACGGCAGACCCGCACAACGAAGCTGAG comes from Fibrella aestuarina BUZ 2 and encodes:
- a CDS encoding efflux RND transporter periplasmic adaptor subunit; protein product: MPMKPHFLLLSLLILACSKEPKATTEAPKAAFALTDTMASRVQTEPVVSQPIRSQLRLIGRVVPDENRLIRVFPLVGGNVRDVRVELGDYVQKGQTLAVIQSSEVAGYNRELAQAQAELRLAQKNLQVAQDMFVDKLNSERDVVAAQKEVEREQAELARLREVLQIYGADKQAQSVIKAPISGYVLEKNINRGMQLRSDDANAVFTISQLNEIWVLANVNESEIGQMRLGLPAQIKTLSYPDKTFRGVVDKVYNVLDPATKTIQVRIRLANEQLKLKPGMNATVMLAFDEGGAMPAIPARALIFDKSKQYVMVYHDRQHIDTREVTVFRSQGDLAYISNGLQPGEKVITQAQLLIYDALND
- a CDS encoding TolC family protein, giving the protein MFLKLLAAVCSLGVLPSAAQDTLSLTLRQADSLFLRQNLQALAGRFQIDAARAQVAQARLFDNPTVYLELNAFNPTAGQLFDVGPGGQKALSIQQTILLAGKRNKRVAVATQQARLTELQFSDLLRSLRFDLHSRFYSIYFTASSLRIYDQQRGRLTEIIAAFERQYGKNNVSLREIVRLKALLLQLTNDQLELRNLLIDQQRDLRVLLQTEAAVRPIVLDADIVRYSQSLPSLQEATALAFSNRPDLQGSDVAVRQADANLALQRALATPDVRLGGMFDQNASYTPNYIGLTASIDLPILNRNQGNIRSAQAQGQFLRLGQRNLQSVVENEIRASLEQIQQTEQAYRSIDPNFSGQYDELIQSVLRNFEKGNLSLVEFVDLFETYLDNTRQLNRLRADRVNAYEQLTYVIGTDIFR